A window of the Gossypium hirsutum isolate 1008001.06 chromosome A05, Gossypium_hirsutum_v2.1, whole genome shotgun sequence genome harbors these coding sequences:
- the LOC107958931 gene encoding cytochrome c oxidase assembly factor 6 isoform X2 → MSLEAYASAKQDEIHTDVLLQARQACYKARDAFYSCLEKHSDKKPTEIGSVGLLYPTECKPSREDYVKNCRVSWVKHFDRQYCKTKRTQRLLDDKETRRGV, encoded by the exons ATGTCGCTGGAAGCTTATGCATCTGCTAAACAAGACGAAATCCACACCGACGTGCTTTTGCAAGCCAGGCAAGCTTGCTACAAG GCTCGTGATGCATTTTACTCTTGCTTGGAAAAACATTCGGACAAGAAACCCACTGAAATCGGATCAGTGGGGCTCTTATATCCCACTGAATGCAAACCCTCCAGGGAGGATTACGTTAAGAATTGTCGAGTTTCTTGG GTGAAGCATTTTGATAGGCAGTACTGTAAGACCAAGCGAACGCAGAGGCTGCTTGATGATAAGGAAACGAGGAGAG GGGTGTAA
- the LOC107958931 gene encoding cytochrome c oxidase assembly factor 6 isoform X1: protein MSLEAYASAKQDEIHTDVLLQARQACYKARDAFYSCLEKHSDKKPTEIGSVGLLYPTECKPSREDYVKNCRVSWVKHFDRQYCKTKRTQRLLDDKETRRGPLSLPQPYTFRPPTSA from the exons ATGTCGCTGGAAGCTTATGCATCTGCTAAACAAGACGAAATCCACACCGACGTGCTTTTGCAAGCCAGGCAAGCTTGCTACAAG GCTCGTGATGCATTTTACTCTTGCTTGGAAAAACATTCGGACAAGAAACCCACTGAAATCGGATCAGTGGGGCTCTTATATCCCACTGAATGCAAACCCTCCAGGGAGGATTACGTTAAGAATTGTCGAGTTTCTTGG GTGAAGCATTTTGATAGGCAGTACTGTAAGACCAAGCGAACGCAGAGGCTGCTTGATGATAAGGAAACGAGGAGAGGTCCGTTGTCACTTCCACAACCTTACACTTTCAGGCCCCCAACCTCTGCTTAA
- the LOC107958932 gene encoding CBL-interacting serine/threonine-protein kinase 6-like — protein sequence MAEKTRSENPALLHRKYELGRMLGHGTFAKVYHARNLQTGKSVAMKVVGKEKVIRVGMMEQIKREISVMKMVKHPNIVELHEVMASKSKIYFAMELVRGGELFSKIAKGRLKEDLARVYFQQLVSVIDFCHSRGVYHRDLKPENLLLDEDGCLKVTDFGLSAFSEHLKQDGLLHTTCGTSAYVAPEVIGKKGYDGAKADLWSCGVILYVLLAGFLPFQDDNMVAMYRKIYRGDFKCPPWFSPEARRLITKLLDPNPNTRITTSKVMDSSWFKKSIPKTIRTKEDLEFEAFNGEKSSKPETLNAFHIISLSEGFDLSPLFEEKKREEKEELRFATTRPASSVISRLEEVAKSMNFSVKKSESSVRLQGQECGRKGKLAIAADIFALTPSFLVVEVKKDHGDTLEYNQFCSKEHRPALKDIVWTSPADNSTVA from the coding sequence ATGGCAGAGAAAACTAGAAGTGAAAACCCAGCTTTGCTACATAGAAAATACGAGCTTGGTCGTATGTTGGGCCATGGAACTTTCGCTAAAGTCTACCATGCTCGGAATCTTCAGACAGGGAAAAGTGTTGCCATGAAAGTTGTTGGCAAGGAGAAAGTGATTAGAGTTGGGATGATGGAGCAGATCAAGCGAGAGATTTCCGTCATGAAGATGGTGAAACACCCCAATATTGTTGAGTTGCATGAAGTCATGGCGAGTAAGTCCAAGATTTACTTTGCCATGGAACTTGTTCGAGGCGGTGAACTCTTCTCGAAAATCGCCAAGGGTCGACTCAAGGAAGACTTGGCAAGAGTCTATTTCCAACAGTTGGTTTCCGTTATCGATTTCTGTCATAGCCGTGGGGTTTACCACCGTGATTTGAAGCCGGAGAATTTGCTCTTGGATGAAGATGGCTGCTTGAAGGTTACAGATTTTGGTCTCAGCGCTTTCTCTGAGCACTTGAAACAAGACGGGTTATTGCACACCACATGTGGAACGTCGGCTTATGTGGCTCCTGAAGTTATTGGGAAAAAAGGATACGACGGAGCTAAAGCAGATCTTTGGTCTTGTGGGGTAATCCTTTACGTGCTTCTCGCTGGGTTCTTACCATTTCAAGATGATAATATGGTAGCCATGTACAGGAAGATTTACAGAGGAGATTTCAAGTGCCCACCTTGGTTTTCCCCTGAAGCTCGTAGATTAATTACTAAGCTTTTAGATCCCAACCCAAATACCCGAATCACCACTTCAAAGGTGATGGACTCGTCTTGGTTCAAGAAATCAATACCCAAGACTATTAGAACCAAGGAGGACCTAGAATTTGAAGCCTTCAATGGCGAGAAATCATCCAAGCCTGAGACTCTGAACGCTTTCCATATCATTTCCTTATCCGAGGGCTTCGATTTGTCACCGTTGTTTGAGgagaagaagagagaagagaAAGAGGAGCTAAGATTCGCTACAACAAGGCCAGCGAGCAGTGTAATATCGAGACTGGAAGAGGTGGCCAAGTCGATGAATTTCAGCGTCAAGAAGAGCGAGTCAAGTGTACGACTGCAGGGTCAAGAATGTGGACGGAAAGGGAAATTAGCCATCGCTGCTGACATTTTCGCATTGACACCGTCGTTTCTGGTGGTGGAAGTTAAAAAAGACCATGGTGATACCCTTGAATACAACCAGTTTTGCAGTAAAGAGCACCGACCGGCGCTTAAGGACATCGTCTGGACGTCGCCCGCCGATAACTCGACTGTCGCTTGA